A stretch of Parvimonas micra DNA encodes these proteins:
- a CDS encoding DnaJ domain-containing protein, translated as MEYKDYYKILGVDKNATDAEIKKEYRKLAKKYHPDVNQNNEAASNKFKEINEAYEVLSDKEKRKQYDMFGSNYNFSGGDNFDPRNYGFSASYSGSDMGGFSDFFNMFFGGSGKTSSHFSGFSGFDGFTNSNAYSGNSYSGFGRQPQRQKYETSLNLSVKEAYSGIERVLYVNINNSPKKITVKIPRGITTGKKVKVNGDKYKLDGDIYVKINVINDEYRLEGLDLIKTVSLYPWEAYFGVTKVIETLNGNVRVKIPAKIESMKKIRISNKGYTDLKGKTGDLYLEIVINNPKNLSGEKLELYKKLMEK; from the coding sequence ATGGAATATAAAGATTATTATAAAATTTTAGGCGTCGATAAGAACGCGACTGATGCAGAGATAAAAAAAGAATATAGAAAGTTGGCAAAAAAATATCATCCTGATGTTAATCAAAATAATGAAGCTGCAAGTAATAAATTTAAAGAAATAAATGAAGCTTATGAAGTTTTGTCTGATAAAGAAAAAAGAAAACAATATGATATGTTCGGATCAAATTATAATTTTAGTGGTGGAGATAATTTTGACCCAAGAAATTATGGTTTTAGTGCTTCCTATAGTGGAAGTGATATGGGTGGTTTTTCTGACTTCTTTAATATGTTTTTTGGTGGAAGTGGAAAAACTTCATCACATTTTAGCGGATTTTCAGGATTTGATGGTTTTACAAATTCAAATGCATATTCTGGAAATTCTTACTCAGGATTTGGAAGACAACCTCAAAGACAAAAATATGAAACTAGCTTGAATTTATCTGTTAAAGAAGCATATTCCGGAATAGAGCGAGTACTTTACGTCAATATAAATAATTCTCCTAAAAAAATAACTGTTAAGATACCTAGAGGAATTACAACAGGTAAAAAGGTAAAAGTCAATGGAGATAAGTATAAGCTTGATGGTGATATATATGTAAAAATAAATGTTATAAATGATGAATATAGACTTGAAGGTTTAGACTTAATAAAGACAGTTAGTTTATATCCATGGGAAGCATATTTTGGAGTTACAAAGGTTATTGAAACTTTAAACGGAAATGTTAGAGTTAAGATTCCTGCAAAGATAGAAAGTATGAAAAAAATAAGAATTTCAAACAAGGGATATACTGATTTAAAAGGAAAAACAGGAGATTTATATCTTG
- the yedF gene encoding sulfurtransferase-like selenium metabolism protein YedF, which yields MKEINAKGLACPQPLILTKRAVESSEEKDFLVIVDNDTAVKNLEKFAKSSNLDFKFEKISDNEFNVFVSKNNETSLKEPSAFCSVENSSDTVIAISKNFMGNGSEELGKLLIKGFIYTSSEYEKLPKTLVFFNSGVKLTCEESPCIDDLQKLQEKGVEIISCGTCLDYFGLKEKLLVGEISNMYSIYETLFNAGKVINI from the coding sequence ATGAAAGAAATAAATGCTAAAGGTTTAGCTTGTCCTCAACCATTGATTTTAACTAAAAGAGCTGTTGAAAGTTCAGAAGAAAAAGATTTTTTAGTTATAGTTGACAATGATACTGCAGTAAAAAACTTAGAGAAATTTGCTAAAAGTAGCAATCTGGATTTTAAATTTGAGAAAATATCTGATAATGAATTTAATGTGTTTGTATCAAAAAATAACGAAACTTCTCTAAAGGAACCAAGTGCCTTTTGTTCTGTTGAAAACTCATCAGATACAGTAATAGCTATTTCTAAGAACTTTATGGGAAATGGGTCTGAAGAATTAGGAAAATTATTAATTAAAGGATTTATTTATACATCAAGCGAATATGAAAAATTACCTAAAACTTTAGTATTCTTTAATTCAGGTGTTAAATTAACTTGTGAAGAATCACCTTGTATTGATGACCTACAAAAACTTCAAGAAAAAGGAGTGGAAATTATTTCTTGTGGAACTTGTCTTGATTACTTCGGATTAAAAGAAAAACTTTTAGTTGGTGAAATAAGTAATATGTATTCAATATACGAAACATTATTTAATGCAGGAAAAGTAATTAATATCTAA
- a CDS encoding O-antigen polysaccharide polymerase Wzy family protein, which produces MNITFKRFYSLITAFSFIFTLLLGVSYLYTDRLDILLFTLLSFFVNLILFCFTDIKYYIIHLFFYITIFIFLVSRPTIDYLRSYSFNTYQKDAYVFAFVIVMISLLGLFIGGIISKALLKIKNKKRLDVDSNDKLKSSIWLKNIRIISLTVYVLTYPFYALRLIERLIFKLNTSYYIYYASFKSNLPYFTYILSVFTVYSMCVYLASKPNKRNATIVLVSNLFANAIYLFIGTRNPFILSLIFSFIYYFIRGQEDIKNKWIGVKEKILIFTSLPIIIVGMGLLNYVRDNVEVSNFKIFDIFIDFIYKQGTSFGVLAKGFLYNSNIAVRSFTNFTFGPIVEYFTHGNFGKLLFDTKPFTATTNSIELAIKSNSYAHNLSYIAMKGDYLQGHGLGSSFIMENFTDYGYLGVFLFSVALGFLFIRMLNVSYRNKILPFVCTLIILNNLFFMPRSSFSESFSILLTFQFWFIIILIFVVAKLISKENSYTIFKIKEI; this is translated from the coding sequence ATGAATATTACTTTTAAAAGATTTTATTCTTTAATTACAGCATTTTCTTTTATTTTTACTCTGTTACTTGGAGTAAGTTATTTATACACAGATAGATTGGATATATTACTTTTTACATTGTTGTCTTTTTTTGTCAACTTAATATTGTTTTGTTTTACAGATATAAAATATTATATAATACATTTATTTTTTTATATAACTATTTTTATATTTCTAGTTTCAAGGCCTACGATAGATTACTTGAGAAGTTATAGTTTTAATACTTATCAAAAAGATGCATATGTTTTTGCGTTTGTTATAGTTATGATTTCACTTTTAGGATTGTTTATTGGAGGAATAATTTCAAAAGCATTATTAAAAATAAAAAACAAAAAGAGGTTAGATGTAGATAGTAATGATAAGTTAAAAAGCTCTATATGGCTAAAAAATATAAGAATTATTTCTCTTACTGTATATGTATTGACATATCCATTTTATGCTTTAAGGCTGATTGAAAGATTAATATTTAAGCTAAATACATCTTATTATATTTATTACGCGTCTTTCAAAAGTAATTTGCCTTACTTCACGTATATATTATCAGTTTTTACAGTATATTCGATGTGTGTATATTTAGCATCTAAACCAAATAAAAGAAATGCTACTATAGTTCTGGTAAGTAACCTATTTGCAAATGCAATATATTTATTTATTGGGACCAGAAATCCATTTATTTTAAGCTTAATATTTTCTTTTATATATTATTTTATAAGGGGACAAGAAGATATTAAAAATAAATGGATAGGAGTTAAAGAAAAAATACTAATTTTTACAAGTCTTCCTATAATAATTGTAGGAATGGGACTTTTAAACTATGTCAGAGACAATGTTGAAGTTTCTAATTTTAAAATATTCGATATATTTATAGATTTTATCTATAAACAGGGAACAAGTTTTGGTGTTTTAGCTAAAGGATTTTTGTATAACAGTAATATTGCAGTAAGAAGTTTTACAAACTTTACCTTTGGACCTATTGTCGAGTATTTTACTCATGGGAATTTTGGTAAGTTATTATTTGATACAAAGCCATTTACAGCTACAACAAATAGCATTGAGTTGGCAATAAAAAGTAATAGCTACGCACATAATCTTTCTTATATAGCGATGAAAGGTGATTATTTGCAAGGACATGGTTTAGGAAGTAGTTTTATAATGGAAAATTTTACAGATTATGGATATTTGGGCGTATTCTTATTTAGTGTTGCTTTAGGATTTTTATTTATAAGAATGTTAAATGTTTCTTACAGAAATAAAATTTTACCTTTCGTTTGCACGTTAATAATATTAAATAATTTGTTTTTTATGCCTAGAAGTAGTTTTTCAGAAAGTTTTTCAATATTACTTACATTCCAATTTTGGTTTATAATTATATTAATTTTTGTAGTGGCAAAATTAATATCAAAAGAAAATTCTTATACAATTTTTAAAATAAAGGAGATATGA
- a CDS encoding glycosyltransferase, whose protein sequence is MKKTKILFFLWSFSLGGGAEKILSTIVNNLDSEKYDIDILEIEHFDKGYEPVNDNIRILKSWQDYRQSKIKRAILWRIRKFFPNLVRKIMVKEKYDIEISFTIINPPFEFSKDKNVKKIAWIHGSIEDFMKDSQKRNNHKRYLENVDKIISVSEKTKESIISIYPEYKDKVLTIYNGYDFESILEKSNERTDINIEKNSICVIGRIENLKGSLEVYDTIKKLHKNLNKKYHLYFLGAGELEAHIKELVQKDNLEEYVHFLGYQKNPYKYIKKMNLMFSMSKQEGFSGAIVEGLALGIPFISTDVGGVKELSNDGKFGKIVNSTDDACECIVNYFENNMSVDKSEMKNFITQFTISEQMKNINEILE, encoded by the coding sequence TTGAAAAAAACGAAAATATTATTTTTTTTATGGTCCTTTTCATTAGGAGGAGGAGCTGAAAAAATATTATCAACAATTGTAAATAATCTTGATAGCGAAAAATATGATATTGATATATTGGAAATCGAGCATTTTGATAAAGGATATGAACCTGTTAATGACAATATAAGAATATTAAAATCGTGGCAAGATTATAGACAATCTAAGATAAAAAGAGCTATTTTATGGAGAATAAGAAAATTTTTTCCAAATTTAGTAAGAAAAATAATGGTTAAAGAAAAATATGATATTGAAATTTCATTTACTATAATTAATCCGCCATTTGAATTTTCAAAAGATAAGAATGTAAAAAAAATTGCTTGGATTCATGGCAGTATTGAAGATTTTATGAAAGATTCTCAAAAGAGGAATAATCATAAGAGATATTTAGAAAATGTTGATAAAATAATTTCTGTATCAGAAAAAACTAAAGAGTCCATAATTTCAATTTATCCGGAATACAAAGATAAAGTCTTGACAATTTATAATGGTTATGATTTTGAAAGTATTTTGGAAAAATCAAATGAGAGGACAGATATTAATATTGAAAAAAATTCGATTTGTGTAATTGGAAGAATTGAAAACTTAAAAGGTTCATTAGAAGTTTATGATACAATAAAAAAATTACATAAAAATTTAAATAAAAAGTATCATTTATATTTTTTAGGTGCAGGAGAATTAGAGGCTCATATAAAAGAGCTTGTACAAAAAGATAATTTGGAAGAGTATGTTCATTTTTTAGGATATCAAAAGAATCCATATAAATATATAAAAAAAATGAATTTAATGTTTTCAATGTCTAAACAAGAGGGATTTTCCGGTGCTATTGTTGAAGGATTGGCTTTAGGAATTCCTTTCATTTCTACAGATGTTGGAGGAGTAAAGGAACTTTCAAACGACGGTAAATTCGGTAAAATTGTAAATTCTACTGATGATGCTTGTGAATGTATTGTTAATTATTTTGAAAATAATATGTCAGTAGATAAATCAGAAATGAAAAATTTTATAACTCAGTTTACGATTTCAGAACAAATGAAAAATATAAATGAAATATTAGAATAA
- a CDS encoding LicD family protein, with protein MDEINLRELQLKSLEMGKYFVSFCEENNLLCYLCGGGAIGSLRHSGFIPWDDDLDFFMPREDYEKLALLWNEKADTKKYSLVKANKDLVDHNLFITIRDNETTAIKPYQKGLNISHGIALDILPLDGCPSGKIKRKFQIMWGLIYSLFCAQVLPEKHGGLKKKVSKLLLSIFKSKKIRYKIWKLAEKRMTKYRIDKSEYITELCSGPYYMKKIYKKEWFVDKKYFDFEDTRMPIPIGYDGYLKTAFGDYMKLPPKEKQIPHHDLLFLDLRNSYANYENIWK; from the coding sequence ATGGATGAAATAAATTTAAGAGAGTTACAACTTAAGAGTTTAGAAATGGGAAAATATTTTGTTTCATTTTGTGAAGAAAATAATTTGTTATGTTATCTTTGTGGTGGAGGAGCAATTGGTAGTTTAAGACATTCAGGATTTATTCCTTGGGATGATGATTTAGATTTTTTTATGCCTAGAGAAGATTATGAAAAATTAGCTTTGTTATGGAATGAAAAAGCTGATACTAAAAAATATTCACTTGTTAAGGCCAATAAAGATTTAGTTGATCATAATCTTTTTATTACTATTAGAGATAATGAAACTACTGCTATTAAACCATATCAAAAAGGTTTAAATATAAGTCACGGAATAGCGCTTGATATTTTACCTCTTGATGGTTGTCCAAGTGGGAAAATTAAGCGAAAATTTCAGATAATGTGGGGACTAATTTATTCTCTTTTTTGTGCTCAAGTTTTACCTGAAAAACATGGTGGGCTAAAGAAAAAAGTTTCTAAGTTGTTATTATCAATTTTTAAATCTAAAAAAATTAGATATAAAATTTGGAAGCTCGCAGAAAAAAGAATGACTAAATATAGAATTGATAAATCAGAATATATTACAGAACTTTGTTCTGGTCCGTATTATATGAAAAAGATATATAAAAAAGAATGGTTTGTAGATAAGAAGTATTTTGACTTTGAAGATACAAGAATGCCAATTCCTATTGGATATGATGGATATTTAAAGACAGCATTTGGAGATTATATGAAATTGCCTCCAAAGGAAAAACAAATACCACATCATGACTTACTTTTTTTAGATTTAAGAAACAGCTATGCGAATTACGAGAATATTTGGAAATAA
- a CDS encoding alcohol dehydrogenase catalytic domain-containing protein codes for MINRIFQLMKPGFISVKYVDESFLGDKVIVKPLYVSLCHADQRYYLGKRDPKVLAKKLPMAPIHESCGEVVFDPTNTFQVGDLVSMIPNTPPCNFDERIYENYVKGSYFLSSGHDGFMREFVKISPDRLVKFNNIELPVASILEFISVGFHAYDRFVKNSLESKETITIFGNGSLGFIMANVLKYKFPNSKIVVVGRNLEKLKIFSFVDEVYSSDDIPEGFSTDHGFECAGGPGSEDAINNIIKYIKPQGSIMLMGVSENKVAINTRDILEKGLTLIGCSRSGRVDFQEAVKMLGNKKIQNRFKSIVFEDDEINSVDDIHRFFKNDLNTPFKTVAKWNI; via the coding sequence ATGATAAATAGAATTTTTCAGTTAATGAAACCGGGTTTTATCTCAGTTAAATATGTTGATGAGAGCTTTTTAGGAGATAAAGTCATTGTAAAACCACTATATGTATCTTTGTGTCATGCTGATCAAAGATATTATTTAGGAAAGAGAGATCCAAAAGTATTGGCAAAAAAATTACCAATGGCTCCAATCCATGAATCTTGTGGTGAGGTTGTTTTTGATCCTACAAATACTTTTCAAGTTGGAGATTTAGTTTCAATGATTCCAAATACACCACCTTGTAATTTTGATGAAAGAATTTATGAAAATTATGTAAAAGGCTCATATTTTTTGTCAAGTGGTCATGATGGATTTATGAGAGAATTTGTAAAAATCTCTCCAGATAGACTTGTTAAGTTTAATAACATTGAGTTACCTGTAGCTTCTATTTTAGAGTTTATTTCGGTAGGTTTTCATGCTTATGATAGGTTTGTAAAAAACTCACTTGAAAGTAAAGAAACTATAACTATTTTTGGAAATGGAAGTTTAGGTTTTATTATGGCAAATGTTTTGAAATATAAATTTCCTAATAGTAAAATTGTTGTTGTCGGCAGAAACTTGGAAAAATTAAAAATATTCTCCTTTGTTGATGAGGTATATTCAAGTGATGACATTCCTGAAGGTTTTTCTACAGATCATGGATTTGAGTGTGCTGGAGGGCCCGGAAGTGAAGATGCTATTAATAACATAATAAAGTATATAAAACCTCAAGGTTCAATTATGTTGATGGGTGTTAGTGAAAATAAAGTTGCAATTAATACTAGAGATATATTGGAGAAAGGACTAACATTAATTGGATGTTCCAGATCTGGAAGAGTTGATTTTCAAGAAGCAGTAAAGATGCTTGGAAATAAAAAAATCCAAAATAGATTTAAATCTATTGTGTTTGAAGATGACGAAATAAATAGTGTTGATGATATTCATAGATTTTTCAAAAATGACTTGAATACACCTTTTAAAACAGTTGCTAAATGGAATATTTAA
- a CDS encoding IspD/TarI family cytidylyltransferase, producing MIYAGILAGGIGSRMNISNIPKQFLNIGDKPIIIHTIEKFLLCNKIDKIYVGVNPDWNSYLVDIIEKDYNYISEKIVVVDGGKDRNSTILNIISAIDKDNGLSDEDILITHDAVRPFVSIKMIEENIDNCKKYNIIDTVVPAFDTIVSSEDGKFISSIPDRKTMFQGQTPQTFKINKFMEYYNKLSEEEKNILTDACKIFVLNGEKVFLVNGDFSNIKITTVTDLKIAKAMLMEI from the coding sequence ATGATATATGCAGGTATTCTTGCAGGGGGAATAGGTAGTAGGATGAATATTTCCAATATTCCAAAACAATTTTTAAATATTGGAGATAAGCCTATTATAATTCATACTATTGAAAAGTTTTTATTATGTAACAAAATAGATAAAATTTATGTTGGAGTAAATCCTGATTGGAATTCTTATCTCGTTGATATAATTGAGAAAGATTATAATTATATATCTGAAAAAATTGTTGTTGTAGATGGTGGAAAAGATAGAAATTCTACAATTTTAAATATTATTTCAGCTATTGATAAAGATAATGGATTGTCTGATGAAGATATTCTTATAACTCATGATGCTGTTAGACCATTTGTTTCAATTAAAATGATTGAAGAAAATATAGATAATTGTAAAAAATATAATATTATTGATACTGTAGTTCCAGCTTTTGATACTATAGTTTCTTCTGAAGATGGAAAGTTTATTTCATCAATACCAGATAGAAAAACAATGTTTCAAGGACAAACTCCTCAAACATTTAAAATTAATAAATTCATGGAATACTATAATAAATTGTCAGAAGAAGAAAAGAACATTTTAACTGATGCTTGTAAAATATTTGTGTTAAATGGAGAAAAAGTATTTTTAGTTAATGGAGATTTTTCAAATATAAAAATTACTACTGTAACAGACTTAAAGATTGCTAAGGCAATGCTTATGGAGATTTAA
- a CDS encoding glycosyltransferase family 2 protein codes for MKVSIGVVALNEEKTLPSLFEDFKMQTYPHDEIEIILVDGISTDDTKNIMQDFKENNDFMEVKILDNPKKIQSAGWNIVIKNFTGDVLVRIDAHSSVPKDFIEKNVRNIESGEDVSGGKRPNIIDDNTGYKKMLLEAESSMFGSGIAPFRNASGKKYVKSMFHAMYKREVLEKVGFFNEKLLRTEDNEFHYRIRKAGYKLCYNDNIVSYQHTRNSLLKMIKQKKANGMWIGLTTAICPECLNLYHYVPFAFLVALFISIISLFFTKYLFLLVFGSYLIVNILMSLSSIFKGKFNPYNLLLPIVFFLLHISYGYGTLIGFLKIPSFLKTYNKED; via the coding sequence ATGAAAGTTAGTATAGGGGTAGTTGCCTTAAATGAAGAAAAGACTTTACCTTCTCTTTTTGAAGATTTTAAAATGCAGACATATCCACATGATGAAATTGAAATAATTTTAGTAGATGGAATTTCAACGGATGATACAAAAAATATAATGCAAGATTTTAAAGAAAATAATGATTTTATGGAAGTTAAAATTTTAGATAATCCTAAAAAAATTCAATCTGCTGGATGGAATATCGTTATAAAAAATTTTACGGGAGATGTACTTGTTAGAATTGATGCACACTCCTCAGTTCCAAAAGATTTTATAGAAAAAAATGTTAGAAATATAGAATCAGGAGAAGATGTTTCAGGCGGAAAAAGGCCAAATATAATAGATGATAATACAGGATATAAAAAGATGCTTTTAGAAGCAGAATCATCGATGTTTGGAAGTGGAATTGCACCTTTTAGAAATGCATCTGGGAAAAAATATGTAAAGTCAATGTTTCACGCAATGTATAAAAGAGAAGTATTAGAAAAAGTGGGTTTCTTTAATGAAAAATTGTTAAGGACAGAAGATAATGAATTCCATTATAGAATCAGAAAAGCAGGATATAAACTTTGCTATAATGATAATATTGTTTCATATCAACATACAAGGAATTCACTTCTAAAAATGATTAAACAAAAGAAAGCTAATGGAATGTGGATAGGACTTACGACAGCTATTTGTCCTGAGTGTTTAAATTTATATCATTATGTTCCTTTTGCATTTTTAGTTGCACTTTTTATATCAATTATTTCATTATTTTTTACTAAATATTTATTTTTATTAGTATTTGGTTCATATCTTATAGTGAATATTTTGATGTCTTTAAGTTCAATTTTTAAAGGTAAATTTAATCCCTACAACTTATTGCTTCCAATTGTATTTTTTCTTTTACATATTAGTTATGGATATGGTACATTGATAGGTTTTTTAAAAATCCCATCATTTTTAAAAACATATAATAAGGAGGACTAG
- a CDS encoding sugar transferase encodes MIKFEDLPKEFKNESVKKYYEIVSKKRLSLFFKRVFDIIFSILILLILFIPIVVISIAIKLDSKGSIFYRQERVTRYGKKFKIFKFRTMVSNADKIGTLVTIKEDSRITKVGKFLRKYRLDEFPQIFNILSGDMSFVGTRPEVTKYVDRYSDYMFATLLLPAGLTSYSSINYKDEDEIISSHLDDETSIDDIYINYILPDKMKYNIEYIERFSFWYDIKIMFKTFLSVFLGRKNNES; translated from the coding sequence TTGATAAAATTTGAAGATTTACCAAAAGAATTTAAAAATGAATCTGTAAAAAAGTACTACGAAATAGTATCAAAAAAAAGATTAAGTTTATTTTTTAAAAGAGTATTTGACATTATTTTTTCCATTTTAATTTTATTGATTTTATTTATTCCAATTGTTGTTATTTCAATAGCTATAAAATTAGATTCTAAAGGGAGTATTTTTTATAGGCAGGAGAGAGTTACAAGATATGGTAAAAAGTTTAAAATTTTTAAATTTAGAACAATGGTATCTAATGCTGATAAAATTGGAACACTTGTAACTATAAAGGAAGATTCTAGAATAACAAAGGTTGGAAAGTTTTTAAGAAAATATAGATTAGATGAATTTCCTCAAATTTTTAATATATTATCAGGAGATATGAGTTTTGTAGGAACTAGACCAGAAGTTACAAAATATGTTGATAGATATTCAGACTATATGTTTGCCACTTTGTTATTACCTGCAGGTCTTACTTCATACTCTAGCATAAATTATAAAGACGAGGATGAAATAATATCAAGTCATTTAGATGATGAAACTAGTATTGATGATATATATATAAATTATATTTTGCCAGATAAAATGAAGTATAATATTGAATATATTGAAAGATTTTCTTTTTGGTATGATATAAAAATTATGTTTAAAACATTTTTATCTGTTTTTTTGGGGAGGAAAAATAATGAAAGTTAG
- the pyk gene encoding pyruvate kinase has product MKKTKIICTIGPASDSVENLKELMLSGMNVCRLNFSHGSKEEHQVRIDNIKKAREELDLPIAIMLDTKGPEIRLGKFSIDEVILKAGDFYTFTIDEVLGNQEICSVSYKLLPNDVKVGGTILVDDGLVEMEVISKTDKEIKCLVKNNGVIKSNKGVNIPNEVINLPSITEKDKSDILFGIQNDLDFIAASFVRKPEDVYEIRKILDDNNSDIKIISKIENQEGVENIDKIIEASDGIMVARGDLGVEIKAEFIPKIQKEIIRKCNLVGKPVITATQMLDSMIRNPRPTRAEVTDVANAIIDGSDCIMLSGETAAGKYPKEAVKVMNNIAITTENSFDFQNSIKSKNRQDILNTMNSISLSTKEIAENLRAKAIICATASGITPISISKFRPFVDIIAVTYSEKVRRKLQIFWGVTSLISKKSEHTDEVIERSISATLNANYISDGDTVVLTAGIPVGVAGTTNLIKVHTVGKILIKGFGIGKDSVTGKACLINNEDDLKNKFKDGDIIVSKFTDREYVEFIDRASGIIVETGGLTSHAAIIALHFNIPTIIGAENATNMIKDEQLVTIDTVGGLVYDGDVKVL; this is encoded by the coding sequence ATGAAAAAAACAAAAATAATATGTACAATTGGGCCTGCTTCAGATTCAGTTGAAAATTTAAAAGAATTAATGCTTAGTGGAATGAATGTTTGTAGATTAAATTTTTCACATGGAAGCAAAGAAGAACATCAAGTTAGAATTGATAATATAAAAAAAGCAAGAGAAGAGTTAGATTTACCTATAGCAATAATGCTTGATACTAAAGGTCCTGAAATAAGATTAGGTAAATTTAGTATTGATGAAGTTATTCTTAAAGCGGGAGATTTTTATACCTTTACAATTGATGAAGTATTAGGAAATCAAGAAATTTGTTCTGTTTCTTACAAACTATTACCAAATGATGTTAAGGTTGGTGGTACAATTTTAGTTGATGATGGTTTAGTTGAAATGGAAGTTATTTCTAAGACAGATAAGGAAATAAAATGTCTAGTTAAAAATAATGGAGTAATCAAGAGTAATAAAGGTGTAAATATACCGAATGAAGTAATAAATTTACCATCCATTACGGAAAAGGATAAGTCTGATATTTTATTTGGAATACAAAATGATTTAGACTTTATTGCAGCTTCATTTGTAAGAAAACCTGAAGATGTATACGAAATTAGAAAAATTTTAGATGATAACAATTCTGATATTAAAATAATTTCTAAAATAGAAAATCAAGAAGGCGTTGAAAATATTGATAAAATTATAGAGGCTTCTGATGGAATAATGGTTGCCAGAGGAGACTTAGGAGTTGAAATTAAAGCAGAATTCATTCCAAAAATTCAAAAAGAAATAATTAGAAAATGTAATTTAGTAGGAAAACCAGTAATAACTGCAACACAAATGCTTGATTCAATGATTAGAAACCCAAGGCCTACAAGAGCAGAAGTTACAGATGTAGCAAATGCGATTATAGATGGAAGTGATTGTATTATGTTATCCGGTGAAACTGCTGCTGGAAAATATCCAAAAGAAGCGGTTAAAGTAATGAATAATATTGCAATAACAACAGAAAATTCTTTTGATTTTCAAAATAGTATAAAAAGCAAGAATAGACAAGATATTTTAAATACTATGAATTCAATAAGTTTGTCAACAAAAGAAATTGCTGAAAATTTAAGAGCAAAAGCTATAATTTGTGCTACAGCTTCTGGAATTACTCCTATTTCAATTTCTAAATTTAGACCATTTGTTGATATTATAGCTGTAACTTATTCTGAGAAAGTTAGACGAAAATTACAAATTTTTTGGGGAGTTACTAGCTTGATTTCTAAGAAATCTGAACATACTGATGAAGTTATTGAACGTTCTATATCAGCAACTTTAAATGCAAACTATATTAGTGATGGAGATACAGTTGTTTTAACTGCAGGTATTCCTGTTGGTGTTGCAGGAACAACAAATTTAATTAAAGTTCATACTGTTGGGAAAATTTTGATAAAAGGCTTTGGGATTGGAAAAGATTCGGTTACTGGAAAAGCTTGCCTAATAAACAATGAAGACGATTTAAAGAACAAATTTAAAGATGGAGATATAATTGTTTCCAAATTTACAGATAGAGAATATGTTGAGTTTATTGATAGAGCATCAGGAATCATAGTTGAAACAGGAGGACTGACTTCTCACGCTGCAATTATTGCTTTACATTTTAATATTCCAACAATTATAGGAGCTGAAAATGCTACTAATATGATTAAAGATGAACAACTTGTAACAATTGATACTGTAGGTGGATTAGTTTATGATGGAGATGTTAAAGTTCTTTAA